Proteins encoded in a region of the Rhizobium sp. CC-YZS058 genome:
- a CDS encoding SDR family oxidoreductase, which produces MSSPPDFSLTRRSVLAATTATLAASAMPAFGQTTTEKEASMLEDPTTKYPKPPFERQSQPFPGLAGKMVPKPDHGETSYKGSGRLIGRKALITGGDSGMGRAAAIAYAREGADVAINYLPDEEPDAREVIALIEKEGRKGVALPGDLRDEAFCQKLVEDAAAALGGLDILVNNAGRQQQAQALTDITSEAFDATMKTNIYAMFWLTKAALKHLKPGSAIIQTTSEQAYDPSENLVDYAMTKAAGMNFTKSMAKQLGPKGIRVNGVAPGPIWTPLQVSGGATMEKLMQFGGDTPLGRPGQPAELASIYVQLADSSASYATGQVYGAAGGGGQP; this is translated from the coding sequence ATGTCCTCCCCACCCGATTTCTCCCTGACGCGGCGCAGCGTGCTTGCCGCCACCACGGCGACGCTTGCCGCGTCCGCTATGCCGGCCTTTGGCCAAACCACCACCGAGAAGGAGGCTTCCATGCTGGAAGACCCGACGACCAAATATCCCAAGCCGCCATTCGAAAGGCAGTCACAGCCCTTTCCGGGCCTGGCCGGCAAGATGGTGCCGAAGCCCGATCATGGCGAGACCTCCTACAAGGGCTCCGGCCGGCTGATCGGCCGCAAGGCGCTGATCACCGGCGGCGATTCTGGCATGGGGCGCGCCGCCGCCATCGCCTATGCCCGCGAAGGCGCGGATGTGGCGATCAACTACCTGCCCGACGAAGAGCCGGATGCGCGCGAGGTGATCGCGCTGATCGAAAAGGAAGGCCGCAAGGGCGTGGCGCTGCCGGGCGACCTGCGCGACGAGGCCTTCTGCCAGAAGCTGGTGGAGGACGCGGCTGCGGCCTTGGGCGGTCTCGATATCCTCGTCAACAATGCCGGACGCCAGCAGCAGGCCCAGGCCCTCACCGACATCACGTCCGAAGCCTTCGACGCGACGATGAAGACCAATATCTATGCGATGTTCTGGCTGACCAAGGCGGCGCTCAAGCATCTGAAGCCGGGCTCGGCCATTATCCAGACCACTTCCGAACAGGCCTATGATCCCTCGGAGAACCTGGTGGATTATGCCATGACGAAAGCGGCCGGCATGAACTTCACCAAGTCGATGGCCAAGCAGCTCGGACCCAAGGGCATCCGCGTCAATGGCGTGGCGCCGGGGCCGATCTGGACGCCGCTGCAGGTTTCGGGCGGCGCCACCATGGAGAAGCTGATGCAGTTCGGCGGCGATACGCCGCTCGGTCGCCCCGGCCAGCCGGCGGAACTTGCCTCCATCTATGTCCAGCTCGCCGACAGCAGCGCCAGCTACGCGACCGGCCAGGTCTACGGCGCAGCCGGCGGCGGCGGCCAGCCGTAA
- a CDS encoding Bax inhibitor-1/YccA family protein translates to MSFTDPRQGYASLRQGAYLDEALRQHMLRVYNYMGLGLVLTGIVAFVVGTTPALYVPIFQSPLKWVVMLAPLAFVMFMSFRLQSMSAGAAQGMFWAFCAVMGLSLASVFLVFTGTSIARTFFIAATMFGATSLYGYVTKADLSKMGSFLMMGLIGVVIASIVNIFLGSSALQFAISVIGIVVFVGLTAYDTQNIKEQFAENMDQESQQKLAVFGALSLYLNFVNIFQLLLQLTGQREE, encoded by the coding sequence ATGAGCTTCACCGACCCGCGCCAAGGCTATGCCAGCCTGCGTCAGGGCGCCTATCTCGATGAGGCGCTCCGCCAGCACATGCTGCGCGTCTACAATTATATGGGCCTCGGCCTCGTTCTGACCGGCATCGTCGCCTTCGTCGTCGGCACGACGCCCGCCCTCTACGTGCCGATCTTCCAGAGCCCGCTCAAATGGGTGGTGATGCTGGCGCCGCTCGCCTTCGTCATGTTCATGTCGTTCCGCCTGCAGAGCATGTCGGCCGGCGCGGCCCAGGGCATGTTCTGGGCCTTCTGCGCGGTGATGGGCCTGTCGCTCGCTTCCGTGTTCCTGGTCTTTACCGGAACCTCGATCGCGCGCACCTTCTTCATCGCCGCCACCATGTTCGGCGCCACCAGCCTATATGGCTATGTGACGAAGGCCGACCTGTCGAAGATGGGGTCCTTCCTGATGATGGGCCTGATCGGCGTCGTCATCGCCTCGATCGTCAACATCTTCCTCGGCTCCTCCGCCCTGCAGTTCGCGATCTCGGTCATCGGCATCGTCGTGTTCGTCGGCCTCACCGCCTATGACACGCAGAACATCAAGGAGCAATTTGCCGAGAACATGGACCAGGAGAGCCAGCAGAAGCTCGCCGTCTTCGGGGCACTCTCGCTCTACCTGAACTTCGTCAACATCTTCCAGCTGTTGCTGCAGCTGACCGGCCAGCGCGAAGAATAA
- a CDS encoding DUF3606 domain-containing protein, with protein sequence MSTTTRGRNQDRARVAAGQDHELRYEAEKEGVSKDKVAEAVKSVGNSRKAVEQSLENKH encoded by the coding sequence ATGTCGACCACCACGCGCGGGCGCAACCAGGACCGGGCCCGGGTCGCAGCCGGACAGGATCATGAACTTCGCTACGAGGCGGAAAAGGAAGGCGTGTCGAAGGACAAGGTCGCCGAGGCGGTGAAGTCCGTCGGCAACAGCCGCAAGGCGGTCGAGCAGTCCCTCGAGAACAAGCATTGA
- a CDS encoding DUF2076 domain-containing protein: MDVNDRQAIDGLFTRIADVERQSPQIDREADAFIRDRMARQPAAPYLMAQTIVVQDQALAQAEERIRELEHQVRNAPRASGGGGLFSSLFGGSSQPSAPPRNPMPAAPANSPWGGQSATPHGAYPGAHPAGRGPGGGGFLAGAAQTAMGVAGGMLIGSAIGGMFAGDAEAAETPAAEDASDAGDAGGDEGGDFEF; this comes from the coding sequence ATGGACGTGAACGACCGCCAGGCAATCGACGGGCTCTTTACGCGGATTGCCGATGTCGAACGGCAGAGCCCCCAGATCGACCGGGAGGCCGACGCCTTCATCCGCGACCGCATGGCCCGCCAGCCGGCCGCCCCCTATCTGATGGCCCAGACGATCGTGGTGCAGGACCAGGCGCTCGCCCAGGCCGAAGAGCGCATCCGCGAGCTCGAGCACCAGGTCCGCAACGCGCCACGCGCATCCGGCGGTGGCGGCCTGTTCTCCAGCCTGTTCGGCGGCAGCAGCCAGCCCTCCGCCCCGCCGCGCAACCCGATGCCCGCGGCACCCGCCAACAGCCCCTGGGGCGGTCAGTCCGCCACCCCGCACGGCGCCTATCCCGGCGCGCATCCGGCAGGCCGCGGTCCGGGCGGCGGCGGCTTTCTTGCCGGCGCGGCACAGACGGCCATGGGCGTTGCCGGCGGCATGCTGATCGGCAGCGCGATCGGCGGCATGTTTGCCGGCGATGCCGAAGCGGCCGAGACCCCGGCAGCCGAGGACGCCAGTGACGCCGGAGATGCCGGCGGCGACGAGGGCGGCGATTTCGAGTTCTGA